The Deinococcus aquaticus genomic interval CCACCTGAACGTCACGCAGGTCACCAGCGAACGCAACGCCGGGACCATGGTCAGCATGGTGCACCCCAACCTACGCGGCCGCACCAACCTCAAATTCCGCCGGGCTGCCGAACTCGACGAGGCCGACATCATCGTGCTGGCCCTCCCGCACGGCAGCGCCGCCAAGAAGATCAGCGAGTACGAGGCCAAGGGCAAGATCATCGTGGACCTCTCGGCCGACTTCCGCCTGAAAGACCCCGAGGTGTACCGCGCCACGTACGGCGAGGACCACCCTACGCCTGACAAACTGGGCGAGTGGGTGTACGGCAACCCGGAACTGCACCGCGAGGACCTGCGCGGCGCGACCCGCATCGCCTGCGCCGGGTGCTTCGCCACCAGCGTCATCCTGGCCCTGTACCCCCTGCTGAAACTGGGCGTGCTGCTGCCCAAGGACATCATCGCCACCGGACTGGTCGGCAGCAGCGCCGCCGGGGCGAGCGCCAGCGACAGCAGCCATCACCCGGAGCGCGCCGGGAGCCTGCGGGTGTACAAACCCGTCGGGCACCGCCACACCGCCGAGGCGCAGCAGGAGTTGCCGGGGCACTTCCCGCTGCACCTGACCGCCATCAGCACCCCCCGCGTGCGCGGCATCCTGACCACCGCGCAGGCCTGGATTCCCGACGGCTACAGCGACCGCGACGTCTGGAGCGCCTACCGCGAGGTGTACGCCCAGGAGCCCTTCATCCGCATCGTGAAGGTCGCCAAGGGCATCCACCGCTACCCGGACCCCATGCTGCTCGACGGCACCAACTACTGCGACATCGGCTTCGAGATGGACATGGATACCGGCCGCGTCGTCCTGATGTCGGCCATCGACAATCTGGTGAAAGGCACAGCCGGACACGCCATCCAGAGCCTGAACATCGCCCTGGACTGGCCCGAAACGACCGGGCTGGAATTCGCGGGGCTGCACCCGGCGTAAGCGGGCAGTGGGATGATGGGGAGTGGGTCGGTGGTCTGCCCCGCCCTGCATCCCAGGATTGCAGCGAACGGCCCGCCTGGGTATTCCAGGCGGGCCTTCTGCTGCCTGCTGTCAGCGGTCTGCTTGCAGGGTGAATCCACCCTTCGGGTTCTCGTGCAGGCGGGAGAAGGGCGCGTCCGGGTCGTGGGGGGTGCAGATGGTGGCGTTCTGCTCGAACCACGCGCCCAGGTGGGCCTTGCGGGTCTCCAGGGTGGTGACCGGGTACAGGTCGTAGCCCATGATGTACGGCAGGGGCGCGTGGGCCAGGGTGGGAATCAGGTCCGCGACGTACACCAGCGTCTGGCCCTCGCTGCGCAGGACCACGCCCTGCTGCCCGAGGTTGTGGCCGGGCAGCGGCAGGACGCTCAGGCCGGGGCGCAGCTCGTGTTCGCCCTCGATCAGGTCGAACAGACCGGCGTCCCGGATGGGCTCGATGTACGTGGGAACGTAACTGGCGCGGCTGCGTTCATGGGTGTGCAGGGCGTCATCAAGTTCCTGTTTCTGTACCACGTAGCGGGCATTCGGGAAGGTCGGGTCGCCCAGCAGGGTGACGTTGCGCCCGGCATGGTCGAAGTGCAGGTGCGTGTTGATGACGAGGTGAATGTCCCCTGGGCTCAGGCCCAGGCGGTCCAGACCACGGAAGACGGTCTCGTCGCGGTCGAGGCCGTACAGGCCCTCGAATTTCTCGCCGCCCTGATCCCAGAAGCCGGTCTCGACGAGGATGTTCTCGCCGCCCAGCTGGATCAGCAGTGGATTGATGCGCAGGCGGATGCGGTTGAGGTCGTCGGCAGGCGCGGCGCGTTCCCACAGCACCCTGGGGACGCTGCCGAACATGGCGCCCCCGTCGAGGCGGAACTGCCCGTCGGTCAGGGAGTGGACCTGCGCTTGGCCGATCTGGCGGGTGTGATTCCAGGACATGCGCCCGAGCCTAACAGACGTTCGTTAGGTGTGTCTCGGGAAGGGTGTTTACCCGCGCGGGAACAGCCCTGATGCCGGGTACAGGTGCGGGTGCAGGAACGGGGCCAGCGTGAGCGCCAGTGCCTGCCGCCACACGTCCGGGCGGGTCACGAGGCCGCCCGTCAGCGCCCCGACCGTGCCCACGCCGCGCTTGAGGTCCTGCGTGCCCAGCAGTTCGTCCATCAGTGTGCCGAGTTCCTGACCACCCAGCACGCCGGGCAGGATGGCGGGTGGGACCGGCAGTTCCGCCGTGCGGCCCGCGTTCACGCCCGCCGCGTGCGCCACGGCGACCACGCCGAACAGCCAGCCTCTCCCCCCTTCATCCAGGCGCACGCCGCCCTCCAGGCCCACGCCCCACAGCGCGCCG includes:
- a CDS encoding MBL fold metallo-hydrolase, with amino-acid sequence MSWNHTRQIGQAQVHSLTDGQFRLDGGAMFGSVPRVLWERAAPADDLNRIRLRINPLLIQLGGENILVETGFWDQGGEKFEGLYGLDRDETVFRGLDRLGLSPGDIHLVINTHLHFDHAGRNVTLLGDPTFPNARYVVQKQELDDALHTHERSRASYVPTYIEPIRDAGLFDLIEGEHELRPGLSVLPLPGHNLGQQGVVLRSEGQTLVYVADLIPTLAHAPLPYIMGYDLYPVTTLETRKAHLGAWFEQNATICTPHDPDAPFSRLHENPKGGFTLQADR
- a CDS encoding inosine/xanthosine triphosphatase, with the translated sequence MSVFVGSLNPGKVRPVQEVFTALATELGLPSGAVVQGVNVPSGVPDQPIGVPQTALGVANRAAAALAQPGALWGVGLEGGVRLDEGGRGWLFGVVAVAHAAGVNAGRTAELPVPPAILPGVLGGQELGTLMDELLGTQDLKRGVGTVGALTGGLVTRPDVWRQALALTLAPFLHPHLYPASGLFPRG
- the argC gene encoding N-acetyl-gamma-glutamyl-phosphate reductase, whose protein sequence is MHDQKTVAIVGGSGYAGGEFLRLALNHPHLNVTQVTSERNAGTMVSMVHPNLRGRTNLKFRRAAELDEADIIVLALPHGSAAKKISEYEAKGKIIVDLSADFRLKDPEVYRATYGEDHPTPDKLGEWVYGNPELHREDLRGATRIACAGCFATSVILALYPLLKLGVLLPKDIIATGLVGSSAAGASASDSSHHPERAGSLRVYKPVGHRHTAEAQQELPGHFPLHLTAISTPRVRGILTTAQAWIPDGYSDRDVWSAYREVYAQEPFIRIVKVAKGIHRYPDPMLLDGTNYCDIGFEMDMDTGRVVLMSAIDNLVKGTAGHAIQSLNIALDWPETTGLEFAGLHPA